From Streptomyces sp. CMB-StM0423, a single genomic window includes:
- a CDS encoding ABC transporter permease subunit: MAAPSAVLKSEWTKIRSVSSTMWTLAAALVLTAAVGALLSGVMNATFDDLSEAERLTFDPTLVSFFGMMLGQLAMVVFGVLVISTEYSSGMIKTSLAAVPQRAAFYVSKIAVATALALVVGLLTSFITFFLGQSLLGDHKASIGDEHVLRAVVGAGLYMGVIAMFSMGVASMLRSTVLSLGLLMAFFFLISSILAGVPATRDVARYLPDQAGSRVMQVVPGALNSDETPYGPWGGFAIMCAWTAAALIGGYVVLKKRDA; encoded by the coding sequence ATGGCAGCACCCTCGGCAGTGCTCAAGTCGGAGTGGACCAAGATCCGCTCGGTCAGCTCCACGATGTGGACGCTGGCCGCCGCGCTGGTCCTCACCGCCGCGGTGGGGGCGCTCCTGTCCGGCGTCATGAACGCCACGTTCGACGACCTCTCCGAGGCCGAGCGGCTCACCTTCGACCCGACCCTGGTGAGCTTCTTCGGCATGATGCTCGGCCAGCTCGCGATGGTCGTCTTCGGCGTCCTCGTGATCAGCACCGAGTACAGCTCCGGCATGATCAAGACCTCGCTGGCCGCGGTGCCGCAGCGGGCCGCGTTCTACGTCTCGAAGATCGCCGTCGCCACGGCGCTCGCCCTGGTCGTCGGACTGCTCACCAGCTTCATCACGTTCTTCCTCGGCCAGTCGCTGCTCGGCGACCACAAGGCGTCGATCGGCGACGAGCACGTACTGCGGGCCGTCGTCGGCGCCGGCCTGTACATGGGCGTGATCGCGATGTTCTCCATGGGCGTCGCCTCGATGCTGCGCAGTACGGTGCTCTCGCTCGGCCTGCTGATGGCGTTCTTCTTCCTGATCTCCTCGATCCTGGCGGGCGTCCCGGCCACCAGGGACGTCGCGCGGTACCTGCCGGACCAGGCGGGGTCGCGGGTCATGCAGGTGGTGCCCGGCGCCCTGAACAGCGACGAGACGCCGTACGGGCCGTGGGGCGGCTTCGCCATCATGTGCGCGTGGACGGCGGCGGCGCTGATCGGCGGGTACGTCGTGCTGAAGAAGCGCGACGCCTGA
- a CDS encoding ABC transporter ATP-binding protein — MIEAQGLTKTYGGKTAVYNLSFTVKPGVITGFVGPNGAGKSTTMRMILGLDEPSSGSVTVGGYPYRKLPNAPRQVGALLDAKAVHGGRSARNHLRCVAQLSGIPQRRVDEVLDVVGLREVAGRRSKGFSLGMGQRLGIAGALLGDPQILLFDEPVNGLDPEGILWIRNLMKRLASEGRTIFVSSHLMSEMALTADHLIVIGRGQLMADMSVRDFINTHSASFARVRVPDREQGLREKLTALLTGEGAQVQQEEDGALRVGGMPLPRISDLAHDARIQLWELSPHEASLEEAYMRMTQGAVDFRSTADHRTGLQQPAGPVPPQGYAPPGPGYAPPMGAPGMPQGGPGMPPPGVQPGYAPPPPQGYAPPPPPAAPQGPAGAAAPAPREGETPR, encoded by the coding sequence ATGATCGAAGCACAGGGTCTGACGAAGACCTACGGCGGGAAGACCGCCGTCTACAACCTTTCCTTCACCGTCAAACCGGGTGTCATCACCGGCTTCGTGGGCCCCAACGGGGCGGGCAAGTCGACGACGATGCGCATGATCCTCGGGCTCGACGAGCCGAGCAGCGGCAGCGTCACCGTGGGCGGCTACCCGTACCGCAAGCTGCCCAACGCCCCCCGCCAGGTCGGTGCCCTGCTCGACGCCAAGGCGGTGCACGGCGGCCGCAGCGCCCGCAACCACCTGCGCTGCGTCGCCCAGCTCTCCGGCATCCCGCAGCGCCGCGTCGACGAGGTGCTCGACGTGGTCGGGCTGCGCGAGGTCGCGGGGCGCCGCTCCAAGGGCTTCTCGCTCGGCATGGGCCAGCGCCTCGGCATCGCCGGCGCGCTCCTCGGCGACCCGCAGATCCTCCTCTTCGACGAGCCGGTCAACGGCCTCGACCCCGAGGGCATCCTGTGGATCCGCAACCTGATGAAGAGGCTGGCGAGCGAGGGCCGCACCATCTTCGTCTCCAGCCACCTGATGAGCGAGATGGCGCTGACCGCCGACCATCTCATCGTCATCGGCCGCGGCCAGCTCATGGCCGACATGAGCGTGCGGGACTTCATCAACACGCACTCGGCGAGCTTCGCCCGGGTCCGCGTGCCCGACCGGGAGCAGGGCCTGCGGGAGAAGCTGACCGCCCTGCTCACCGGGGAGGGCGCGCAGGTGCAGCAGGAGGAGGACGGGGCGCTGCGCGTGGGCGGGATGCCGCTGCCGCGGATCAGCGACCTGGCGCACGACGCGCGGATCCAGTTGTGGGAGCTGTCCCCGCACGAGGCGTCGCTGGAGGAGGCGTACATGCGGATGACGCAGGGCGCCGTGGACTTCCGCTCCACCGCCGACCACCGCACCGGCCTGCAGCAGCCGGCGGGCCCGGTGCCCCCGCAGGGCTACGCGCCCCCCGGCCCCGGCTACGCGCCGCCCATGGGCGCTCCCGGGATGCCGCAGGGCGGCCCCGGAATGCCGCCGCCCGGCGTGCAGCCCGGCTACGCCCCGCCCCCGCCGCAGGGGTACGCCCCGCCGCCACCCCCGGCCGCGCCGCAGGGCCCGGCCGGCGCCGCCGCTCCCGCCCCGCGCGAAGGTGAGACCCCCCGATGA
- a CDS encoding ABC transporter permease has protein sequence MSYPPQPSAPAPGAPPVPGAAPGPVPGAAPPAGPPPGGGYSSPIPIVRTHLGHAFASEWTKIRSVRSTMWTLGVMLLLVVGVGFLIALAMSSDDWVGAPLLSGGLFGLMLGQICIVTLGVLVITSEYGTGMIRTTLTASPQRWRVLAAKAVVFFVLAFVLTTAACAITALVHSAVLGGQTVPEYELDSSTFKDSVSDSGELIATGSQWFDATVGAALYVSLLGLLALAVGAILRHSAGAITTMVGFILLPLIIALFMQAESLREVQRKLIEYSPLSGLASLFGIPFFDDASVGGWGLLGLLAAVTGGMLLLAFALLSKRDV, from the coding sequence ATGAGCTACCCGCCGCAGCCCTCCGCCCCCGCCCCCGGCGCGCCCCCGGTCCCCGGCGCCGCTCCCGGCCCCGTCCCCGGCGCCGCGCCGCCGGCCGGCCCGCCCCCGGGCGGCGGCTACTCCTCGCCGATCCCGATCGTCAGGACGCACCTGGGCCACGCCTTCGCCTCCGAGTGGACCAAGATCCGCTCGGTGCGCTCCACCATGTGGACGCTGGGCGTCATGCTCCTGCTCGTCGTCGGCGTCGGTTTCCTCATCGCGCTGGCGATGAGCAGCGACGACTGGGTCGGTGCCCCGTTGCTCTCCGGCGGCCTCTTCGGTCTGATGCTCGGCCAGATCTGCATCGTCACGCTCGGCGTGCTGGTGATCACCTCCGAGTACGGCACGGGCATGATCCGTACCACGCTCACCGCCTCGCCCCAGCGCTGGCGGGTGCTGGCGGCCAAGGCCGTGGTCTTCTTCGTGCTGGCCTTCGTGCTGACCACCGCGGCGTGCGCGATCACCGCGCTGGTCCACTCGGCGGTCCTCGGCGGCCAGACCGTGCCGGAGTACGAGCTCGACAGCTCGACGTTCAAGGACTCGGTCTCCGACAGCGGCGAGCTGATCGCCACCGGCAGCCAGTGGTTCGACGCCACCGTGGGCGCGGCGCTGTACGTGTCGCTGCTGGGCCTGCTCGCGCTGGCCGTGGGCGCGATCCTGCGGCACTCCGCGGGCGCCATCACCACGATGGTCGGCTTCATCCTGCTGCCGCTGATCATCGCGCTGTTCATGCAGGCGGAGAGCCTGCGCGAGGTCCAGCGCAAGCTGATCGAGTACTCCCCGCTCAGCGGTCTGGCCTCGCTCTTCGGCATCCCGTTCTTCGATGACGCGAGCGTCGGCGGCTGGGGGCTCCTCGGCCTGCTGGCCGCCGTCACCGGCGGGATGCTCCTGCTGGCGTTCGCGCTGCTGTCGAAGCGGGACGTCTAA
- a CDS encoding response regulator produces MADAAPPVRILVAEDQQAVRAGLVLILRSAAGLTVVGEAADGEEAVQLARELRPDVVLMDIQMPKLDGVAATRRISAEELADVLVLTTFDLDEYVFGALRAGAAGFLLKNTEADALVEAVRTVARGEGLIAPAVTRRLIAEFAGGRRAPSPDGPDPAVLETLTRREREVLACLGQGMSNADVAARLDMAEATVKTHVSRLLAKLGLRSRVQAAVLAQELGV; encoded by the coding sequence ATGGCTGACGCCGCCCCGCCCGTCCGGATCCTCGTCGCCGAGGACCAGCAGGCCGTACGCGCCGGGCTCGTGCTCATCCTGCGCTCCGCCGCGGGCCTCACCGTCGTCGGCGAGGCCGCCGACGGCGAGGAGGCCGTGCAACTGGCCCGCGAACTGCGGCCGGACGTGGTGCTGATGGACATCCAGATGCCCAAGCTCGACGGGGTGGCGGCCACCCGGCGGATCAGCGCCGAGGAGCTGGCGGACGTGCTGGTGCTGACGACGTTCGACCTCGACGAGTACGTCTTCGGCGCGCTGCGCGCCGGCGCCGCGGGCTTCCTGCTGAAGAACACCGAGGCGGACGCCCTGGTGGAGGCGGTACGCACCGTCGCCCGCGGCGAGGGTCTGATCGCCCCGGCGGTCACCCGGCGGCTGATCGCCGAGTTCGCGGGCGGCCGGCGGGCCCCGTCGCCGGACGGCCCCGACCCGGCGGTCCTGGAGACGCTCACGCGGCGCGAGCGGGAGGTGCTGGCCTGCCTGGGGCAGGGCATGTCCAACGCGGATGTCGCGGCCCGGCTCGACATGGCGGAGGCCACGGTGAAGACGCACGTCAGCCGGCTGCTGGCGAAGCTGGGGCTGCGCAGCCGGGTGCAGGCGGCGGTGCTGGCACAGGAGTTGGGCGTCTGA
- a CDS encoding sensor histidine kinase — translation MSSSRPSLRPHRDDVLIAVLGLLGGVALWALGLHTQGGRPFHDSRLTLIPLAVMAGAELLRRSRPMTALGIAVVAVVADQFTWGTLATILMFTDLMYAAVLYGTATAARWIPRAAAALTVASTVVVLAVFQDRAAILLGVAVGLITLAPATTGVAVRTHRQAADAARLRAQQTALLAELDRREAIGAERARMARELHDMVANHLSAIAIHATAAQSIDDRTASREALSVIRENSVQGLAEMRRLIGLLRAASDTDAAESEPAAAPTLAGLAALVEQARVNGAASGLGFALDDAREPGAGLPAPVELAAYRIVQESLTNALKHAAPGEVRVALAGPEPLTVAVTSPLGDGRQQDGRPGGGPVPRAPGSGAGLIGMEERVALLGGSFSAGPEDAAAGPGAGKRWAVRAGLPTGEDTTAPQRRTHG, via the coding sequence GTGAGCAGCTCACGCCCCTCCCTCCGGCCGCACCGCGACGACGTGCTCATCGCGGTCCTCGGCCTGCTCGGCGGGGTGGCGCTGTGGGCGCTCGGGCTGCACACCCAGGGCGGGCGGCCGTTCCACGACTCGCGGCTGACTCTGATCCCGCTCGCCGTCATGGCCGGCGCCGAGCTGCTGCGCCGGAGCCGGCCGATGACCGCGCTGGGCATCGCCGTCGTCGCCGTCGTCGCCGACCAGTTCACGTGGGGCACGCTGGCCACGATCCTGATGTTCACGGACCTGATGTACGCGGCCGTGCTCTACGGCACCGCGACCGCGGCCCGCTGGATCCCGCGGGCCGCCGCCGCGCTCACCGTGGCCTCGACCGTCGTCGTGCTGGCCGTCTTCCAGGACCGGGCCGCGATCCTCCTCGGCGTCGCCGTCGGCCTCATCACGCTCGCCCCCGCCACCACCGGCGTCGCCGTACGCACGCACCGCCAGGCCGCCGACGCCGCCCGGCTGCGGGCGCAGCAGACCGCGCTGCTCGCGGAGCTGGACCGGCGCGAGGCCATCGGCGCCGAGCGCGCCCGGATGGCCCGCGAACTGCACGACATGGTCGCCAACCACCTCTCCGCCATCGCCATCCACGCCACCGCCGCCCAGTCCATCGACGACCGGACGGCGTCCCGGGAGGCGCTGTCCGTCATCCGCGAGAACAGCGTGCAGGGGCTGGCGGAGATGCGCCGCCTGATCGGCCTGCTGCGCGCCGCCTCCGACACCGACGCCGCGGAGTCGGAGCCGGCGGCGGCCCCGACGCTGGCCGGGCTGGCCGCGCTGGTGGAGCAGGCCCGCGTCAACGGCGCGGCCAGTGGCCTCGGCTTCGCCCTCGACGACGCCCGCGAGCCGGGCGCGGGCTTGCCCGCGCCGGTGGAGCTGGCCGCGTACCGCATCGTGCAGGAGTCGCTGACGAACGCGCTCAAGCACGCCGCTCCCGGCGAGGTACGGGTCGCGCTCGCCGGGCCCGAGCCGCTGACGGTGGCGGTGACCAGTCCGCTGGGCGACGGGCGGCAGCAGGACGGACGGCCGGGTGGTGGGCCCGTGCCGCGGGCGCCGGGCTCGGGCGCCGGGCTGATCGGGATGGAGGAGCGGGTGGCCCTGCTGGGCGGCTCGTTCAGCGCAGGACCCGAGGACGCCGCCGCCGGACCCGGCGCCGGCAAGCGGTGGGCCGTCCGGGCCGGGCTGCCCACCGGCGAGGACACCACCGCACCGCAACGGAGGACACATGGCTGA
- a CDS encoding cob(I)yrinic acid a,c-diamide adenosyltransferase, producing MVNLTRIYTRTGDKGTTALGDMSRVPKTDPRISAYADANEANAVIGTALALGGLSEEVARVLTRVQNDLFDVGADLSTPVQPDPEFPPLRVEQEYVDRLEADCDRFLADLEKLRSFILPGGTPGAALLHQACTVVRRAERSTWAALEVHGETMNPLTATYLNRLSDLLFILARTANKTVGDVLWVPGGER from the coding sequence ATGGTCAACCTGACGCGGATCTACACCCGTACCGGAGACAAGGGCACCACCGCCCTCGGCGACATGAGCCGGGTGCCCAAGACCGACCCGCGGATCTCCGCGTACGCCGACGCCAACGAGGCCAACGCCGTCATCGGCACCGCCCTCGCGCTCGGCGGGCTGTCCGAGGAGGTCGCCCGCGTCCTCACCCGGGTGCAGAACGACCTCTTCGACGTAGGCGCCGACCTCTCCACTCCCGTGCAGCCCGACCCGGAGTTCCCGCCGCTGCGCGTCGAGCAGGAGTACGTCGACCGGCTGGAGGCCGACTGCGACCGCTTCCTCGCCGACCTGGAGAAGCTCCGCAGCTTCATCCTCCCCGGCGGCACCCCCGGCGCGGCGCTGCTGCACCAGGCGTGCACGGTGGTGCGCCGGGCCGAGCGGTCGACGTGGGCCGCCCTGGAGGTCCACGGCGAGACCATGAACCCGCTGACGGCCACGTACCTCAACCGGCTATCGGATCTGCTCTTCATCCTTGCGCGCACCGCCAACAAGACGGTCGGAGACGTGCTGTGGGTGCCCGGCGGCGAACGCTGA
- a CDS encoding ABC transporter permease yields the protein MPALAADTALVFGRYARQTLRSRFQMLFGILMPLLYLVFFGPLLRDLPLSAEGNSWQVLVPGLLMMLGLLGASFAGFGIIVEKNLGVLDRMRATPVSRLALLLGRVLRDALLLLFQSVLLVVTAVAMGLRAPLPGVLIGLGFVALVTIAMASLSYAFALRVPTPQEFGPAVNAVSLPSMLLSGLMLPMTLAPGWLDTLSHAVPFRYLVDAVRAAFVGEYAGAEMLRGVLVAAAFAAGAVTLGTRVFRAAGA from the coding sequence GTGCCCGCCCTCGCCGCCGACACCGCCCTCGTCTTCGGCCGCTACGCCCGCCAGACGCTGCGCTCGCGCTTCCAGATGCTCTTCGGCATCCTCATGCCGCTGCTCTACCTCGTCTTCTTCGGCCCGCTGCTGCGCGACCTGCCGCTGTCCGCCGAGGGCAACTCCTGGCAGGTCCTGGTCCCCGGGCTGCTGATGATGCTCGGGCTGCTCGGCGCCTCGTTCGCCGGCTTCGGCATCATCGTGGAGAAGAACCTCGGCGTGCTCGACCGCATGCGCGCCACCCCCGTCAGCCGGCTCGCGCTGCTGCTCGGCCGGGTGCTGCGCGACGCGCTGCTGCTGCTCTTCCAGTCCGTGCTGCTCGTCGTCACCGCGGTGGCGATGGGACTGCGCGCGCCGCTGCCCGGGGTGCTGATCGGGCTGGGGTTCGTCGCGCTGGTCACGATCGCGATGGCCTCGCTGTCGTACGCCTTCGCCCTGCGGGTGCCGACGCCGCAGGAGTTCGGCCCCGCGGTCAACGCGGTCTCGCTGCCGTCGATGCTGCTGTCCGGGCTGATGCTGCCGATGACGCTGGCGCCGGGGTGGCTGGACACGCTGTCGCACGCGGTGCCGTTCCGCTACCTCGTCGACGCCGTACGCGCCGCCTTCGTCGGCGAGTACGCGGGCGCCGAGATGCTCCGGGGCGTGCTCGTCGCCGCCGCGTTCGCCGCCGGGGCGGTGACGCTGGGCACACGCGTGTTCCGCGCCGCCGGGGCGTAG
- a CDS encoding ABC transporter ATP-binding protein codes for MAILSASGLARTFTTKQGPVEAVRGIDLRVQPGEIVGLLGPNGAGKTTTLQMLTTLLPPTGGAATVAGRDLVADPAGVRERIGYVAQSGGVDPHVSVREELVTQGRFHRLAKPAAAARAAELAAELGLEDLLDRPCASLSGGQRRRLDLALGLVHRPELLFLDEPTTGLDPGSRADLWDLVRRLRAEQGTTVVLTTHYLDEADALADRIVVVDHGVVVADGTPRELKERHAGSPDASLQDAFLALTGRGPAAREDPAPLAV; via the coding sequence ATGGCCATCCTCAGCGCGTCCGGCCTCGCCCGGACCTTCACGACCAAGCAGGGGCCCGTCGAAGCCGTCCGCGGCATCGACCTGCGCGTCCAGCCCGGCGAGATCGTCGGGCTGCTCGGGCCCAACGGCGCCGGCAAGACCACCACCCTGCAGATGCTCACCACGCTGCTGCCGCCCACCGGCGGCGCCGCCACCGTCGCCGGCCGCGACCTGGTCGCGGACCCCGCGGGTGTGCGCGAGCGGATCGGGTACGTGGCCCAGAGCGGCGGCGTCGATCCGCACGTCTCCGTACGGGAGGAACTGGTCACCCAGGGCCGCTTCCACCGGCTGGCCAAGCCCGCGGCCGCCGCGCGGGCCGCCGAACTCGCCGCGGAACTGGGCCTCGAAGACCTGCTCGACCGGCCCTGCGCGTCGCTCTCCGGCGGCCAGCGGCGCCGGCTCGACCTCGCGCTCGGCCTCGTCCACCGGCCCGAACTGCTCTTCCTGGACGAGCCGACCACCGGGCTCGACCCGGGCAGCCGCGCCGACCTGTGGGACCTGGTGCGCCGGCTGCGCGCCGAGCAGGGCACCACCGTGGTGCTCACCACCCACTACCTCGACGAGGCTGACGCGCTCGCCGACCGGATCGTGGTCGTCGACCACGGCGTGGTCGTCGCGGACGGCACGCCGCGGGAGTTGAAGGAGCGTCACGCCGGCTCCCCCGACGCCTCGCTGCAGGACGCCTTCCTCGCCCTCACCGGCCGCGGCCCCGCCGCCCGCGAGGACCCCGCCCCGCTCGCCGTCTGA
- a CDS encoding TetR/AcrR family transcriptional regulator: MAEGLRERKKRQTRQLISDVATGLFLERGFDAVTVAEVAEAADVSVNTVYNYFPAKEDLFLDRSRGLVERTSRDVRGRAPGESAADAVLRGLRDDVEAGSGRVGLNPGIGKFLVVVEEANALQARLWQMQQEGVLRLATTLREETGAAADDWLPDLIAGQLSWVNIALFDFIRREMIAGRDPAAVSRDALGLLDEMEELLGEKVLNYARRAGDRASHV, encoded by the coding sequence ATGGCCGAGGGACTCAGGGAGCGCAAGAAGCGGCAGACCAGGCAGCTCATCTCGGACGTGGCCACCGGCCTGTTCCTGGAGCGCGGCTTCGACGCGGTCACGGTCGCCGAGGTCGCCGAGGCCGCCGACGTCTCGGTCAACACCGTGTACAACTACTTCCCTGCCAAGGAGGACCTCTTCCTCGACCGCAGCCGCGGCCTCGTGGAGCGCACTTCCCGCGACGTACGCGGCCGGGCGCCCGGCGAGTCCGCCGCGGACGCCGTGCTGCGCGGGCTGCGCGACGACGTCGAGGCGGGTTCCGGCCGGGTCGGACTCAACCCGGGGATCGGGAAGTTCCTGGTCGTCGTCGAGGAGGCGAACGCCCTCCAGGCGCGGCTGTGGCAGATGCAGCAGGAGGGCGTGCTGCGCCTCGCCACCACCCTGCGCGAGGAGACCGGGGCCGCCGCGGACGATTGGCTTCCGGACCTGATCGCGGGTCAGCTCTCCTGGGTCAACATCGCGCTCTTCGACTTCATCCGGCGCGAGATGATCGCCGGCCGCGACCCGGCGGCCGTCTCGCGCGACGCGCTCGGCCTGCTGGACGAGATGGAGGAGCTGTTGGGCGAAAAGGTGCTCAACTACGCACGCAGGGCCGGAGACCGAGCCTCGCACGTGTGA
- a CDS encoding 3-hydroxyacyl-CoA dehydrogenase family protein, which yields MESAGKLAVVGAGLMGSGIAQVAAQAGWHVVLRDLTDEALARGADGIKGSYEKFVAKGKLDAATAEQALARITTTTDLDAAADADIVVEAVFERLDVKQDIFRALDGLVRDDAVLASNTSAIPLTKIAAVTARPERVVGTHFFSPVPMMGLCELVRGLKTSDDTLARARAFAESTGKTCIVANRDVAGFVTTRLITALVVEAVKLYESGVATAEDIDVACRLGFGHAMGPLATADLTGVDILLHAAENIYTETQDEKFAPPELMRRMVDAGDIGRKSGRGFYEH from the coding sequence GTGGAATCCGCCGGAAAGCTCGCCGTCGTCGGAGCCGGACTCATGGGGTCCGGTATCGCCCAGGTCGCCGCCCAGGCCGGCTGGCACGTCGTGCTGCGCGACCTCACCGACGAGGCGCTGGCGCGCGGCGCGGACGGCATCAAGGGCTCGTACGAGAAGTTCGTCGCGAAGGGCAAGCTGGACGCGGCCACCGCCGAGCAGGCGCTCGCCCGGATCACCACCACCACCGACCTCGACGCCGCCGCCGACGCGGACATCGTGGTCGAGGCGGTCTTCGAACGGCTCGACGTCAAGCAGGACATCTTCCGCGCCCTCGACGGCCTGGTGCGCGACGACGCGGTGCTCGCCTCCAACACCTCCGCGATCCCCCTCACCAAGATCGCGGCGGTCACCGCCCGCCCCGAACGCGTCGTCGGCACGCACTTCTTCTCGCCGGTCCCCATGATGGGGCTCTGCGAGCTGGTACGGGGCCTGAAGACCAGCGACGACACCCTCGCCCGCGCCCGGGCCTTCGCCGAATCCACCGGCAAGACCTGCATCGTCGCCAACCGCGACGTGGCCGGCTTCGTGACCACGCGGCTGATCACCGCGCTCGTCGTCGAGGCCGTCAAGCTGTACGAGTCGGGTGTCGCCACCGCGGAGGACATCGACGTCGCCTGCCGGCTCGGCTTCGGCCACGCCATGGGGCCGCTCGCCACCGCCGACCTGACCGGCGTCGACATCCTGCTGCACGCCGCCGAGAACATCTACACCGAGACCCAGGACGAGAAGTTCGCGCCGCCGGAGCTGATGCGCCGCATGGTCGACGCCGGCGACATCGGCCGCAAGAGCGGCCGCGGCTTCTACGAGCACTGA
- a CDS encoding STAS domain-containing protein yields MKGDCAELTVGGCLDVRSAADARVALHRAVDEGRGDLVLDLTDLDSWDATGLGVIMGAHRRAGRADRRLVLRGVPPQMQRLLVATRLHRILTIQ; encoded by the coding sequence ATCAAAGGGGACTGCGCGGAACTGACCGTCGGGGGCTGCCTCGACGTGCGCAGCGCGGCCGACGCCCGGGTCGCCCTGCACCGGGCCGTCGACGAGGGCCGCGGCGACCTGGTCCTCGACCTCACCGACCTGGACTCCTGGGACGCCACCGGGCTCGGTGTCATCATGGGGGCACACCGCAGGGCGGGACGGGCCGATCGCCGGCTCGTGCTGCGCGGGGTGCCGCCGCAGATGCAGCGACTGCTGGTGGCCACGCGGCTCCACCGCATCCTCACGATTCAGTGA